In one Culex quinquefasciatus strain JHB chromosome 2, VPISU_Cqui_1.0_pri_paternal, whole genome shotgun sequence genomic region, the following are encoded:
- the LOC6033613 gene encoding ATP synthase subunit g, mitochondrial has product MASIASKGSSLVSTLLTQARPKFNVFMKYARVELTPPTPGDIPAIRDGIARLVSGARTGAWKNLTVKQAWLNSLVAAEVCFWFYAGECIGKRHLVGYDVSE; this is encoded by the exons ATGGCATCGATCGCAAGCAAGGGCTCCTCCCTGGTGTCGA CTCTGCTGACCCAGGCGCGCCCCAAGTTCAACGTGTTCATGAAGTACGCCCGCGTCGAGCTGACCCCGCCCACGCCCGGTGACATTCCGGCCATCCGCGACGGAATCGCCCGGCTCGTTTCGGGGGCGCGCACCGGCGCCTGGAAGAACCTGACCGTCAAGCAGGCCTGGCTGAACTCGCTGGTCGCGGCCGAGGTGTGCTTCTGGTTTTACGCCGGGGAGTGCATCGGCAAGCGTCACCTGGTCGGTTACGATGTTTCGGAATAA
- the LOC6033614 gene encoding tubulin-specific chaperone C produces the protein MAEIVDSHGFSGKEKITEILNRRHKEREIQIQAAKLEREKDADETEAMQFFESSFDEKVKLIGNSLATVGKSEQKAQVFAEVQNEIYDLQRYLSTSTFFLNEYKIKVCQNTITDLCKQLETLKAELIPKKKFGFKSKKIVKTSAEKFTLDKLDGAKDASAGEDRMKWTFANRKNELIELPREKIDDQTITGSDLTNCVIRLEGHSGSLQFAKLENCLVICGPTARSIFLDDCHNCKFVVACQQLRCHRSRNCDLYLKVTSRAIIEDCAQIQVAEYNGIYPDLDGDLLKSGLDSTVNNWNILDDFNWLSTDKPSPNWSILEHDQLILNWSAYQDQFQQTHSLCNTFE, from the coding sequence ATGGCGGAGATTGTTGACAGTCACGGGTTTAGTGGGAAGGAGAAGATTACGGAGATTTTGAACCGTCGGCACAAGGAGCGGGAAATTCAGATTCAGGCGGCCAAGTTGGAGAGGGAAAAGGATGCGGACGAAACGGAGGCAATGCAGTTTTTCGAGTCTTCGTTCGACGAGAAGGTTAAGCTGATTGGAAATAGCTTGGCCACGGTCGGCAAAAGTGAGCAAAAGGCACAGGTGTTTGCCGAGGTGCAAAACGAGATCTACGACCTGCAGCGCTACCTTTCAACGTCCACGTTCTTCCTGAACGAGTACAAGATCAAGGTTTGTCAGAACACAATTACAGATCTTTGCAAACAACTGGAAACACTGAAGGCGGAGCTGATTCCGAAGAAAAAGTTCGGCTTCAAGAGCAAGAAGATAGTCAAGACGAGCGCGGAAAAGTTCACCTTGGACAAGCTGGACGGAGCAAAAGACGCGAGTGCCGGTGAAGACCGCATGAAGTGGACATTTGCCAACCGGAAGAACGAATTAATCGAGTTGCCACGAGAAAAGATCGACGACCAAACTATCACCGGTTCTGATCTTACCAACTGCGTCATCCGCCTGGAAGGTCACTCCGGGTCGCTGCAGTTTGCCAAACTGGAGAATTGCCTAGTCATCTGCGGACCCACAGCTCGTTCCATCTTCCTGGACGACTGCCACAACTGCAAATTCGTCGTCGCTTGCCAGCAGCTCCGATGCCATCGGTCCCGGAACTGCGACCTCTACCTGAAAGTCACCTCCCGGGCCATCATCGAAGACTGCGCGCAAATCCAGGTGGCCGAATACAACGGAATCTACCCCGACCTCGACGGTGACCTCCTCAAATCCGGCCTCGACTCCACAGTCAACAATTGGAACATCCTCGACGACTTCAACTGGCTTTCAACGGACAAACCCTCCCCAAATTGGTCCATCCTTGAGCACGATCAACTAATCCTCAACTGGTCCGCCTACCAGGACCAGTTCCAGCAAACTCACTCGCTTTGTAATACCTTTGAATAA
- the LOC119767050 gene encoding uncharacterized protein LOC119767050: MNIFVKSAIYLTGFGALSWVLLEVTTPSKEKLEEIKRQQGVALSESKSQKALFLKTLKEASEGKDPLKKKSD, translated from the coding sequence ATGAATATTTTTGTCAAGTCGGCAATCTATCTGACCGGATTTGGCGCTTTGAGTTGGGTTCTGCTCGAAGTGACGACGCCCAGTAAGGAAAAGTTGGAGGAGATTAAGCGGCAACAGGGAGTTGCGTTGAGTGAGAGTAAGAGCCAGAAGGCATTGTTTTTGAAGACCCTGAAGGAGGCCAGCGAGGGAAAGGATCCGTTGAAGAAGAAGAGCGATTAG
- the LOC6033615 gene encoding uncharacterized protein LOC6033615 yields the protein MLQKNSRPGYKRVIKNTAKFLIVAEAIAFAATYAGWYRLNTSRETRHYVKENFPSILESYYQVGEFISGDKAIRNHDELIWKQEQEARR from the exons ATGCTCCAGAAGAACTCCCGTCCGGGCTACAAACGCGTCATCAAGAACACGGCCAAATTTTTGATCGTCGCCGAAGCGATCGCCTTTGCCGCCACCTACGCGGGCTGGTACCGCCTCAACACCAGTCGTG AGACCCGCCATTACGTAAAGGAGAACTTCCCGAGCATTCTGGAAAGTTACTACCAAGTGGGCGAGTTTATTAGTGGAGACAAGGCGATCCGGAACCACGACGAGCTGATCTGGAAGCAGGAGCAGGAAGCGAGACGATGA
- the LOC6033616 gene encoding neuronal acetylcholine receptor subunit alpha-2 yields the protein MRFELFSTVFVSYLAGLCAAEDVQPGTMTWADKLKKDLFVNYDRTNRPTQHYNVTNVKVGMSVRHIDIDEVSSIFTVSNWINMEWTDEKLRWNPEDYGDLKIIRTSAESIWKPDLLLYNNAKTSNIDHFGLTDVLIYNDGKILWVPPTDFHTFCRLNLRLWPFDQQTCHVKLGSWVHDALSLNLTLNTKPRVDTTDDESEVWTIQNITVRHNTVTYECCPEPYVDVEYFFTVKRTSSCYVVVVSPIILILLLTLSVFWLPPHCPEKIVLNGIVMMIATALLIYFSIQLPIRYGNAPLVVIFTITTLFQTAFGATLSAIVIKICRIKHTRPVPRLLRRALLEGRLESMLELGCTLLPPYEDKEIEGNQEEIVDVAIRDWCRLAGLLDRGIFASYLVMFCIAFVWCAV from the exons ATGCGATTCGAACTTTTTTCAACGGTTTTCGTTAGTTACTTAGCTGGTTTATGTGCTGCCGAAGATG TTCAACCTGGAACGATGACTTGGGCAGATAAGCTTAAAAAGGACCTGTTCGTGAACTACGATCGGACTAACCGGCCAACGCAACACTACAATGTGACCAACGTCAAAGTTGG AATGTCCGTCAGACACATTGACATCGACGAAGTGTCCTCAATTTTCACTGTCAGCAACTGGATCAATATG GAATGGACAGATGAAAAGCTAAGGTGGAATCCTGAAGACTACGGTGATCTCAAAATCATTCGAACTAGTGCGGAAAGCATCTGGAAGCCGGATCTTCTTTTGTACAATAACGCAAAAACCTCCAACATTGATCACTTTGGCTTGACGGACGTATTGATTTACAACGACGGAAAAATCTTGTGGGTTCCTCCGACGGATTTTCATACCTTCTGTCGGCTGAACCTTCGTCTGTGGCCGTTTGATCAGCAGACTTGTCACGTCAAGCTTGGATCGTGGGTTCACGACGCGTTGAGCCTTAATCTTACCTTGAATACAAAACCCAGGGTTGACACAACTGATGATGAAAGCGAAGTGTGGACTATTCAAAACATAACTGTAAGACACAACACGGTCACTTACGAATGCTGTCCCGAGCCCTACGTTGATGTCGAGTACTTTTTCACCGTTAAAAGGACTTCTTCCTGCTACGTAGTCGTTGTGAGTCCAATCATACTGATTTTACTATTGACGCTGTCCGTGTTTTGGTTACCTCCTCACTGCCCTGAAAAGATCGTCCTCAACGGAATAGTCATGATGATCGCGACAGCACTTTTGATCTACTTTTCCATTCAGCTACCCATCCGGTATGGAAACGCCCCTCTAGTTG TGATCTTCACCATTACCACGTTGTTCCAGACCGCCTTCGGAGCAACCCTCTCCGCGATCGTAATCAAAATTTGTCGAATCAAGCACACCCGACCGGTTCCACGACTGCTCAGAAGAGCGCTACTGGAAGGCCGTTTAGAATCGATGCTGGAGTTGGGATGCACTTTACTGCCGCCGTACGAGGATAAGGAAATCGAAGGAAATCAGGAAGAGATTGTAGACGTCGCGATACGGGATTGGTGCCGGCTGGCTGGATTGCTGGATAGGGGGATATTTGCGAGTTATCTTGTGATGTTTTGCATTGCGTTTGTATGGTGTGCTGTTTAG
- the LOC119766514 gene encoding acetylcholine receptor subunit alpha-L1-like: protein MTNVLIYNTGEVLWVPPTDYHANCKLNLRFWPFDQQTCFVKIGSWTFDGYKLNISEFGKAKVDIDVDNNEWTVLDLATDIHTTIYECCPEPYMDIRYNVTLQRQSSTHRAIVISPAFVIMLLALSVFWLPPNCGEKIVLNGIIALIVTVFLIYFATQLPAMSGNTPLIVTFFSTTLYLVAFGTILSVIVLRMSRTKHADPVPHVFKKQLDGCLGSVLGVGSGSLSSIEDKEAAVGEIGNAKQRDWCRLAGFIDRLAFLVYLVIFIISAVYHSL from the exons ATGACGAACGTGTTGATCTACAACACCGGCGAGGTCCTGTGGGTTCCTCCGACAGACTATCATGCAAATTGCAAGTTGAACCTCCGTTTTTGGCCGTTTGACCAGCAAACCTGCTTCGTCAAAATTGGATCGTGGACCTTCGACGGGTACAAACTGAATATAAGCGAATTTGGAAAAGCAAAAGTGGACATCGACGTGGACAATAACGAGTGGACCGTCCTCGATTTGGCCACTGACATACACACCACAATCTACGAATGCTGTCCGGAACCGTACATGGACATCCGGTACAATGTCACCCTGCAACGTCAGTCGTCAACCCACAGAGCGATCGTCATTAGTCCAGCCTTTGTCATCATGCTGCTTGCTCTGTCGGTATTTTGGTTACCCCCGAACTGCGGCGAGAAGATTGTCCTCAACGGCATAATCGCACTGATCGTGACCGTCTTCCTGATCTACTTCGCCACGCAACTGCCAGCAATGTCCGGAAACACCCCGCTAATCG TAACCTTCTTCAGCACCACCCTGTACCTGGTGGCGTTCGGGACTATTCTGTCGGTGATCGTGCTTAGAATGAGCCGAACCAAGCATGCCGATCCGGTTCCGCACGTGTTCAAGAAGCAACTCGACGGATGTCTGGGATCGGTGCTCGGGGTTGGCAGCGGATCGCTGTCCTCGATCGAGGACAAGGAAGCCGCTGTCGGCGAGATTGGGAACGCCAAGCAACGAGACTGGTGCCGGCTGGCTGGGTTTATCGATCGGTTGGCCTTTCTTGTTTATCTAGTGATCTTTATCATTTCGGCCGTCTATCACAGTCTGTGA